One Homalodisca vitripennis isolate AUS2020 unplaced genomic scaffold, UT_GWSS_2.1 ScUCBcl_3190;HRSCAF=8552, whole genome shotgun sequence genomic window, tcacatgaattaaataatgaaaaaatctgTCATGATGAAAtagtatcttttttattaaataataatatatttgtaaatttattttcaagaggtatagattttagaaaaacaatagaaagtatagaattaaaacaaaatcatataaCTTCACCAAtagaatatacaataattataggGATAGATTCTAatgaaaaaatgtgtacaaaacttaaaattggtaatattaaAACTACTTATTCACCTATTTATGATTATTCTGTAGGAGATGGTGTAGTTTATGTTCATGTAGCTATTCcatcatgtttaaaattatttaaaacaagatatgTAAGTGGATGTCATAAATATCTTACTGAAAATCCTTCTGTATTAGATATTATaggaactgaaataaataatgaaaaatataatattagttataaagtaTTTAGTAAGAATTtagaatatgataaaaaaatatgttactaaaaataatatttcttataaaataacaaatataaaagcagataaaatatttttgaataaaaatattataaagaaagatataactaaaaaattaaaaaagaataaaaatggaaaattctaTTTTAAGACAGAATTTGATTGTACAAAAagtgttttgaaattatattcaGTTAATATGATAAATGATTCAACAGAAGaacatattgataaattatatattactatgaAATCACCTCAATTAGATTtgatttaataagattttatatatctttattaattgcaaattatgaagaattaattaaatatgattttttaaattataaaacaaaggaaCAACAAaagatattgtattattattttcataaaagttgtttattatttttaatgttagatTAACTTCGGTATTCATTTTTTTGCTATGTTATAAACATACCTATATTTTTTCTGAGATATATATCTATTTCATCTTTTTTAGTAATAACATtatctaaataacttaaaaacttttttccaatTCTATTACCATACATATAGatgtatatattcatataaaccACAATTATTTTATACGTATATGCCATGTTTTAATGCTAGACCTGATCTAGGTGCTATACGACCATAACAACCAGTTGGTAAAACTAAAGCTATATTAGTTTTAACTAGTTTTCTATCCCATTTTCGGACAACTATGTTCTCCCCATTCCGCAAATCAAATCCGGCTGCGTTTAATGCACATTTTTCAGGTGGAAATCATTTTCATTCAGAAGAATgacttttaaatctaaaaaaagaatacattttacatttaaattaagtattatgttatttaacaaaCCCATTTTTTTCGTATCCTATTTAACAAAGCCATCATTTTTTTCATAAGATATACAATCTTGTTtcacattttctatttttaacatattttgccCTACGGTTGTTAAAATTGAATTCATTGAGTCTAACATTTTTTGATCTGATTGATTGTCTTTCGTATTAAGTAGAAAATAACCTTTTTTGATACTTTTTGCCAATACATTTTTTcgttcttacatttttttaatctttgacGTCTGTGATTTCAATGTTTACCAAATGTGTTCCAGTTTCACCTGGAGTAgttatttttttcctttcattCTCGCATTGATATTTTAGTTGTTGACATATAAAAACAgacttacttttgtttttttagacTGAATAATTTAGCAAAGTCATCATTATAATTATCATCATATTCAGaatcagatgatgatgatgatctAAATGAAACAGCTTTTTAAACTGTTTGGTTCCTTTttgattagaattttttaaacttatcattttcaattttttaacaccctgtactaattaaattaatttgttccGTCCAATATCTTGTACTCTTTGAATAAGATTCAAAGGAAAACTcattgaacaatgttttttaattacagattCAAAAATAGACATTAgattttcacaattttgttcttcaagtaaataatgaatttgtttatCCTGAGATAGATCATCAGAAATCatgtagtaatttaataatgtatcgcataaattttggaaaatctaCAAAAGTTGAATGGCAACAGGACTcatgataatgtttttttatttttggagttaTCCAACCAGTTGCAGCCAGGTATCCAGACTCCTAAACCCTATCATATatagattttctattatttgtgATAGCGTAAGTACAGTTAAAAGCGATTGTACCGTACGAGATGAAGACTGTTGCTGCTGCTGTTGAATTGAAGATTGAGATGGTGTTGTTGATGGTTGCTGCTGGCGATCTTGTTCACTTTTCAAAGGTTGTTGTTGTTGTGGCTGCGTGAGTAGCTGCCTTAGTATTGACGCGTTCTGTGATCATGACGAATTTGATGTTAAATCCACAATCTGCGACTCCATTGctaaaacagcatttaaaaatataatagtaatatgaaaagctatatttgtataaaatcataTGTTGTTCAAATTAAATTCGGGTttcttaaaattcattaaaataatattagatttagtgtaaattttcAGATGACAAATCCATTACAATcaatacatgtaataattataataaacatgaatgagagaaaaaactatattttaaccaGAAACAAGTATATTAgtgattaaacaaaaattaaatttcaattttgttttcaaattgattttttactttttagcaccattaaaaataattcattaggTTGTCCTGGATTTTTAGGTTcgcatttcttaaattaatattaatttacagcaTTCTTAAAACATTGTGGACAAAAGCTTTTGATCTGACCTAAATACAATCTAGATGCATGAAATGTTAAATctataaatctttattgtttagGGCTCTGCTTACAACtaatattcaacaatttaattaactttaatttaaaataaagaaacaaataaaccaaaacatATCACCCACCTGTATATGAGTGTCGATAGCTTGGAATCTTGCTAACAAGTCAGACACTGGCGCTAATCATCTTGCTGGACTGTTTATAAAAGCTAAAAGTATGACGTAAGCTCgtgcgctctctctctctctctctcttcctgtCCTTGCTCCAGCCACTTATCCACAGTAccacaattattttacttatactgttttacatttactcttttatttttatattgtacaaaaaataactagctttccaatcaaaattcaatattttcttattcagattaattcctttactataCAATTGCCAACAATAATCGCATtctattagtttcaaactttcaAATGGTAAGTACcgtacagtaaaattaaaagtttcagctCATAAGGAAGTTTATTTATCAAATACATTACCATAGTGGATAAACAATTATTAGTATGCTGTTGCAACACACTTGCACTGCGCGTGGCTTAATTACACTACATTTTCCGCAACAAAACTGTTGCAACAAAGTTGCGCGTGGCTTAATCACACTGGACTTTTAcgcattattaatattaatgatcaGTCATTACAGCATGATGCATGTCTTGTTGTACTACTTTATAATATCAATAGTACCActcaaaaatactcaaaaatatcTCTCAATTTCCCTTAGATAAGAAAGTTTACATTAATATCATCATTTAAACGTCATAAACATGATACGGACGTcgggtaaaaaaaaataatatccctCAATGAGAGAAAAATCCCTCAAATCTCCTGTTAACCATCTGTAAGTCATAAGTATTACACCATACAAAACTCAACGTAATCATGCAACTCTGATTTTTTGACCTTAGTAAAAAAATCCTTGAATGTCAAGGCCATCGGGTGACCTTGGAtgtcaaggtcaaggtcatcggaaAACCTTGAAGTCAAAGTCATCGAATAACCTTGACGGTCATGACCGGGTAAAAGGGGGTCATTGACCTCCATGGGTGAGGGGGTGGAGGGTAAGGTGGTTCATTGACCTCCGTGGGTGAGGGGTTGGTGGGTGAGGGGTTCTGTGAAAGAGTAGACCACTTCGTTCTCTATTATAAAAACTCTTGGCTTCTTTTTAATCCTCATGTCCCCAGGGAAAAGGGATATTGACTTTAGTATAATGAGAAAGAGATTCTTTTcactttaatagttttaaaggCTTTCTTCCACATTTAagactttttaaaactgtaatactcGTAATAGTCTTATAGGGAAAAGGTCTCCCCTTCCTCTTTTGTTAACGACAGAAACGGTGGAAATGTATTAGAGAGTTGTAGATTGTTAGTTTCGGGAGAACTGTTTCGAAAGTTTCCCTTTACATGGCTCCTCGAATATCTTTAGCAGTTGTGATTTGCAAGAGAGCGCCTCCCAACTCTATCTTCTCTTTGGAAATCGGTGCGTTACACCAGGTAGTTGGGGATGCTGAAGCGGTCTGTCGTCCTGAAGTGGGTCTCCTGaagaagagcgacgtccacatccatttccGTCAGTAGTTGGCTGAGTTCCAGCCGCTTTTctgccagcccgtcggcgttccagctgacaactcttAGCTTACCCATGCATGGTGGGTCAGCTGGGAGAGAAACTGTTCTATTCCTGCCTTGAGATCCTCAGGAAGACGGGCAGCAGGCTGAGCGGTCGGCGTGTTGTTTTGTGTGGGCGGCTGGGCTTGAGGTTCAGCACTAGCAGCCATCTTTGGCAGTTCCACGCGAGGTTTCGGAGTGGGCCTGGGTAGGGCTGATCTCCTCTCAGGCCTCACAGGGGCTGGTACGGTTTCATTCCTCGGGCTCTCAGGTCGTATAGGGTCCTCTCGCGGCTCGGAGATGGAGGTTTTCGCGGCAGGACGAGCTCCCCGATTTTCCGGCTTACGAGCAGGTCGGTGTCGGCGACGTCGAACCACCTCGAAGTCATCGTCTTCTCGGCTGTCAGTGGAGGGCTCTGTGATGTCATCCACAGGGACAGCAGGGGCAGAGGCAGGAACTTCCCGAGGCTTAGGAGGCTCAGCCCTGGAAGGTTCAGGCCTCCGTGTCCTCTTTGAAGCGGCAGAATAGGAGAGCTGTCTCTCACTTTTGTAGCTTGAACAACCCCTGTAGTTTGCCGCATGAGCCTCTCCACAGTTGCAGCATCTCGCCGGAGTTGAAGATTCCTTTAGGCAGAGGCTTGAAGGATGGCCATCACCGCAGCGGACAGAGCGAAGTTCTCGATGGCAGTGACTGGAGCCGTGTCCAAATCCTTGGCAGCGGTGGCATTGAACGGGTCCACTAGGTCTGGTGTATTTCCAGACCTCCAGTCTACAGTAAAAGAGTGATCTGACACTGTAGACGTCAGTTGGAGGGCGAAGTCCGTCGCCTCCGCGGATTGTAACaagccacaggctggtcggttTTCCTCGACTTGTTTTGAGAAGCTTGGCCTCCACGATTCCAAAGTAATCTCCATGAAAGGCTTCCGTGACTTCCTCAGGCGACAGGGTGGATGGTAGACCCTTGATGaccaccttgaggaggcgctcGGTGGTCATGGCGAAGGTATGAAACTTGAGGTTCTGTTCTTGGAGATACCTCTGGAGTTGACGGAAGTGGGCCACGGTGCTGGTCTTCAGCCGCAGTGTCCGTGCGGTGCAGACCGCTTCCAGGTCAcccccaaccagctgtttgatggtCACAGCATGGCTGAcccatcctttggggacgtcAAGGATGATTGGAGGAATGCGGGGGCCTCTCTCGATCTCCATATCCTGGCCGTCCACGAAGTCCCTCCGTCGGTTCTTCGGCGGGAGTGTCGGGGCTGGAGCCGTTTGCCGCTTCCGCAGGCCCGTGGCAGATCGGCTTGATGTCTCAGTAGGCACCGGAACCATCAGCTGGGCACTGGAGCAGAAGTCCCCGGTAGTGTcaggtggcctttagaaaggcacTTTTGGGCTTCCGACCGGCATGGGTTCCCCTGTCACTTGGTGGCCGCGCCATGGCAGCTCTCGGGGGTAGTCccgacttcacccgggccctgacaTGTCCCGGGTGGAATGTTAGTGCTGGCCTGAGCAGCAGTGCAATGCTGGGATCCCGCGGCCCGGTCGGCTGACCGGTGCGGGCTCACCTGGCACTTCGCACATTTACAGGTCTCCGGTAAATTCCGGACTTCACCCGGGCTCTGTTCACCTGTCCCGGGTGGTATACATTCGCTGGGTTGAACCAGCTGGGCAGCTGGGGCACAAGTCCGGTGCAGTAAGGCggcctttaaaaaggcctttTTGGGCCTTTGACCGGCACAGGTTTCCCTGGCCTCTGGCCGCTGCACCCTGGCAGCTTTCGGGGGTAATCCCGACTTCACCTGGGCCCTGATCCCCGTCCCGGGTGGAAAGGTGTTGCTGGGTCGTCCAGCGGTGGAATGGCCTTTTAAAAGGCCTTTTGGGCAGACAGCGCTAGGGCCCGCTTGGTAAGCCGCGCGGGACACCAGTAGTGTCGCCAGAGGTTCTGGTAAACCGTTCCGCCAACTGGGACTGCCGGGACAGATCCCTCTTCTTCCATCTTCTTCCGTGGTCGATGTCGCTCTAGTAGAGATGTTCACTCGTCCACGTCTCGGAGCAGAATGACAAAGTAGGTAATTGTGTTgataatttgcttatatttttcTACAGCATTCTTTAGATTTTCGACATAGGCCTTGGTGATCTCTCCGTTAGTAACGGCCGCGTTAAACTCTAGTAAAAGGGAAGTACTATGTTTGTTTTCTTTAAGGTATTCTTTTCGGATTTTGGCAAGAGAGCTCAAAAGGTCTTTCTGCTCTTCGTCCGAGATTTCCAGAAAGAGAGTAGAAAACTTGACTTTCGTCTTTTTAGACTCTTTACCCTCCTCTTTCACTTCAGTTTTCAAAATACCTTCGAGATCTTTATCACTTTCATCTTCCACTTCGGGCTTTACATCTACGTTTGCCTGGCCTTCCTCTTCTGTATCTTCCTCCGAAGAAGCTGAAGACAACTGATTTAGGGGATTTTTCAGGCTTCAGAGGAGCTTCGTCTTCTGAGCTTGAACTGTCTGAGAGTGGTTGGTGCTTTGTCTTGGGTTTGGCCATGTTAcctggttttatttaaatatagacttttttaaaccttttcGGGATTTAAATGTTCGATTTCAAGAAAATAGAAGAAACTGTagagtttattaaaaacaactacaATGTTCTCCCAAGGGAAGAGCTCAGAGCAGAAATAAAGAAGAAGCTCCTCTTTTTCTACATTCAAAAGAATCTAACTGACCAGAAGATTGACTTTTTTATAACTGTAGTGAAAGAGAACGAAACAGTGGAAACTATCATCTTGGCAGACATCCTTTTTAGCAACTTGAAAAAGAAGGAAGCAAACATCCTTCCTTCAGACACACGCCGCTTGACCTCGGCCAACGTGGAAAAGACGGTCCCTAAAGTGAAAAAGTTTCTAGAATTGCTCAAGAGTATCGGAGATGTCCGTTTCTTGCCAGAAGAAGGAACAGTGATAAAAGAGAACGAAGTTTGTTCTCAAAAGGCTTCAAAGTACAGATGGACCTCTCTTTGGAACATGACTTTACTGCTTATAAAGGCTATTATGACAGTTTAATAGAGATAAAAACAAAAGGGACGAAGCAGGTTGAAAGGCTAAAGACTTTGGAAGACCTTTCTTCTCTGGTAAACGAGTTTAAAAGGAGTTTTAGAGACCTTTTTAAAGAAAGGAGAGAGCTCTTCCTCTCTTCTTTAACACTCTTTGAAAACTCTTTCCTCTCTTCTTACTTGCTAGTGTTTGAAAAGAGAATAGAGAAGAAAGTCTTGAATGAAAGGAAGGAAGGGAGAGTTGTTTTAGTAAAGAAGGAGACGCCAGTCCTAGAGCCTCGTCAAAATCACAGATTTTAGGGTCAAAATatggtttttgtgttttttggtggcataatgtcaatttttccactttaaaagtgtataatttacCCAATTTGTTTTGTAGAAGTACTCTTGTATTTTTTCGtattaaatggagttcttgaaagagttgaataaggttggtgatttaaagttcaaagaatataagaaattaatggaattaaaagaaaaaaagaaatataaaattttgaatttggagaaaatgaaagataaatttcggatgacaataattgccgagttggaagattgtaaagtacacttgccgaacagatttttgaatgttttggatgaaaaaaagagtaaagaattgaacaaaaatgaaaaattacacttgattgatactggaaagaagactattaaagatgaaaactgtgttacaattaactttgtagaataaagaattttcattaagatttcttgattttgttcattaaaacagcttaagaaattagaagcctacaataaacagtaaaacagataaagattcggttattttccattcgtgatttcctgttagacttcttagatttgtttatggtacaTTTAACACGATTTTACATTGAATTTCGGTTGGCTCCAAAAGTGTCCTAGGAACCCCAGATTCATATCTACTATGaagaaagtatacaaatattggaTTGGCAGGAAGtataaataatccaataataaagtatattataaaaggaAGATAGGTGAGATAAATGTTTATtgggaaatgtaaataaaattataataaaatgtggaTTTTGTGTATAGTAAAAGTCAGAGTgaagttagttaaaaaatacataagagtTAAAAGTTTTTCTCGGAGACTTCTTTATTGTTGGccaaatttcattattagttCAACGTTCACCTCGGCCTCTCTGCTCGCTTCTTCGAACAGGGGTTCCATGTGGTTGGCAACAAAAGGGTAAAGTTATAGTTGAATGAAATAAACCCTCCAGTTATACTTTTTGTGTTGATGTGACCAGTATTGCACAGAGCAGAGAATTGTAAGGAGAACAACACCCAggtcaagaaaatacaatttatacaaaggaacatttattaacatatataatatagtaaaactaaacacaaaaccCTTAACGTGTATTCCTGCTAAAGCTGTTTTAACatctcttaatttttttgtaaaagatgaGAATTGTAACTAACAGTTggcaaaactaaatattttatagagaaaGTGTGTGGTTGGCAGAAAAGCCACAGTGTCCTGCACGATAATTTCCTTTTTCTGTATGTCGACGTGAAGATCTTTAGTAACAAAGGCGTGAGCACGCTCGTGGAGTATTCACGAAACTGTTTAACGTTTAACTGGCTTTAACGCTTTAAGAGGCTTCCCACCAGAGTTAGTTTTATGTGAGAAATTCATAATAACTTCAGTTGTAGCTCACAGACTGGGCAAACGGTTTGGAAGTGTTAGACGATCTTGcaaaagaaatttcaattttcaacgAAGAGATAGGACGTTGAAAGTAGCATTTCTACAAAACAACACTTGTTACCGtacaaattctatttttatataacgAAGTCTCCCGTCAAATCTTCTGaaaaaatgtcattataaatGAGCAGAGGAGGCGGTTCGGCTACGTTGGCCGGCTGCGCCCGAATCATTATCGCAAGTGGATAGCTCGAACAGATGGGGTTTACCGGGTTGGTGTTGGCCATGGCGTACGACGTGACCATTATCTTGTTACACTGAAACACTTCTTCAGAGGTGATGCCGAAGCACATCCACGCGAACAGTTCGCTCGCCTTCAGGGCCCGCGCAAAAAACTCCTGATGCTCCCTCATAAACCGTGCCAACTGCTTTCCGTACGCGTGGCCGAATTTCATTATTAGTTCAACGTTCACCTCGGCCTCTCTGCTCGCTTCTTCGAACAGGGGTTCCATGTGGTTGTAGATCCGTAACGAGGTTGACGCCTGCGTTTCTTCGTCCGTCCAAACTGTCATGGACGATGGCATGATGAGCGATTCGGGACTTGGGTTGACGAGATCTACCCCCGACTTCAGTAGGTAGCGGTCGTGCAGTACCAGTACGTACTGTTCGCAACGGCTGCCTTCGACGTACTTTTTAAGCGGAGACGTCGTGTCCGCGGACGACTGTGTCGGGTATTTGCTCAAATCGAGGCCGACGCAGTGGACACTGTAGAACTCTCCCAACTTCTGTCACAGTCTCAGCTCCAGGTACCGCCCGCTTACGAAGCCCGGGTTCTCTAAGGACACCACCACATTGACGAGGATGATGCAATCCAACGCCAGACAATTTTCGCCGGGATGGTGTACAAAATGACCTCAAAGTTTAACGGGGTTTGTCGATCCCTCTTCTTTTTTGTGTAGCGGGGAAACTGTCGTATTGACTTCTATAGGATTTTGCGACAATTCTGTGGAGCGGGTTCAAGAAGTAACATTAAGGAAATTCGACAGACAGACTGACACGATTTTTGTTTTACGGACAGGATTAAACACAAACAGTATGACGGGAAAAAACGACCCTTCATACCTTTGTACTGTTCGTACCGGAGAACATATACCAGATGCAGGGAAACACCATGCCGAAGAGCGCCAAGTGTTGTGTAGATCTGACCGGACCACGTCCCAACTCCGTGTACGTGGCCGTAAGCAGGTTTCAAAACAGCGCCTCGATCGAAGCGATTGTCCTTCCAGAATTATTCTATGTATTTAcgaaggaaaataaataaagagttgtTATACTTTATTTGGTCGTTGTACTACATCCTCGTTCGTTTTTCTCAGAGACTTCTTTATTGTTGTTTTCACAAACGACTttcaactaaataataatacttcaaGCAATTGGCGTTATAATTCACCTCTTTCGTTTATTCTTGTCTCGACCGTTTAGAGTACTAAAACAGATATGTGGATAAATCTTTCAACAACACCAGAATCCAAACTCCTTGGTGTTCATAACTTTATGATCAAATGCAATTTTCGTGTTGATTATACCTGTATTTTTACTCTGAACACGATACAATACAGGTCAATAGAAAATAACTCTTTATACAAAAGAACGTTCATTGTCATACAGAACGAATTATTAAAACTCAACACGAAAGCCTTAAATCCCATTTTCTTCGAGCGAACACTTTCGCCAACATTTTAGTCGAAAATGGGACATGGAGGCAGTTCCTCTAAGAATAATATCATCTTATGAACGATTCTCATTTACCCTTTCTTTTAATACCAATGATAAATGTAgagactataattaattatttgtacgAAAATTACCGAGTGTGGCGTTTGCGACATCCACTGCATAATAAAACCTGTCATTATCCGCTACAGTACTAAAAATcactctggcactaaaagggttaagttatagtttaatgaaataaactctCTAGTTATACTTTTCGTGTTGATGTGACCAGTATTTCACACAGCAGATAATTGTAAGGAGAACAACACCCAggtcaagaaaatacaatttatacaaaggaacatttattaacatatataatatagtaaaactaaacacaaaaccCTTAACGTGTATTCCTGCTAAAGCTGTTTTAACATctcttaattttttgtaaaagatgAGAATTGTAACTAACAGTTg contains:
- the LOC124372431 gene encoding putative uncharacterized protein DDB_G0294196 is translated as MAASAEPQAQPPTQNNTPTAQPAARLPEDLKAGIEQFLSQLTHHAWNPSPTNPSPTEVNEPPYPPPPHPWRSMTPFYPVMTVKNASILRQLLTQPQQQQPLKSEQDRQQQPSTTPSQSSIQQQQQQSSSRT